A region of Streptomyces sp. WMMC500 DNA encodes the following proteins:
- the ung gene encoding uracil-DNA glycosylase, whose product MLPPSWQDALGKELEKPYFTRLESFVEQERADGPVYPPDEEVFAALDATPYDRVKVLVLGQDPYHGAGQGHGLCFSVRPGVRVPPSLRNIFKELRDDLGHPVPDNGYLMPWAEQGVLLLNAVLTVREGEANSHKGRGWEEFTDAVIRAVAQRSDPAVFVLWGAYARKKLPLIDTDRHVVVQGAHPSPLSAKKFFGSRPFSQIDAAVAAQGHTPVDWRIPDLAAGDG is encoded by the coding sequence ATGCTGCCCCCGTCCTGGCAGGACGCCCTGGGCAAGGAGCTGGAAAAGCCCTACTTCACGCGTCTGGAGTCGTTCGTCGAACAGGAGCGCGCCGACGGGCCCGTCTACCCGCCGGACGAGGAGGTCTTCGCCGCCCTCGACGCCACGCCGTACGACCGGGTGAAGGTGCTCGTCCTCGGCCAGGACCCGTACCACGGGGCGGGGCAGGGACACGGGCTGTGCTTCTCGGTGCGGCCGGGGGTGCGCGTCCCGCCGTCCCTGCGGAACATCTTCAAGGAGCTGCGCGACGACCTCGGCCACCCGGTGCCGGACAACGGGTATCTGATGCCGTGGGCCGAGCAGGGCGTGCTCCTGCTGAACGCGGTGCTGACGGTGCGGGAGGGCGAGGCGAACTCGCACAAGGGCCGGGGCTGGGAGGAGTTCACCGACGCGGTCATCCGCGCCGTGGCCCAGCGGTCGGACCCGGCGGTGTTCGTGCTCTGGGGGGCGTACGCGCGCAAGAAGCTGCCGCTCATCGACACCGACCGGCACGTGGTGGTCCAGGGGGCGCACCCCTCGCCGCTGTCGGCGAAGAAGTTCTTCGGCTCGCGGCCGTTCTCGCAGATCGACGCGGCGGTGGCGGCGCAGGGGCACACGCCGGTCGACTGGCGGATCCCGGACCTGGCCGCGGGTGACGGCTGA